A portion of the Phycodurus eques isolate BA_2022a chromosome 3, UOR_Pequ_1.1, whole genome shotgun sequence genome contains these proteins:
- the thbs4a gene encoding thrombospondin-4a: MGVWPGVLALSLVLQQLSITATAQGIVYDLLVSPDCLPDLLQGSLKNQGRDEAFLLSSFKLQNKAPTSLYSVINPKDNSKYLELNVQAKLSKVTLRYQKADGRYGTTSFNHASLADGNDHHVLLHASGLQRGPARLNIYVDCRLVHTLDDLPAAFGSIPRGPNSVALRTLQGGVTDMKLVLDDTIDNVATLQDCTLDQSEPLKLLSFQAGRGVQEQTTMQELRSMLAEMKEMLNQQIKETNFLRNTITECLPCGLGGSPTNPGPPPGPGQYVMPPSCPPGTCFRQDMCIPSLTGGYQCAPCPDGYGGDGVHCDDIDECQFNPCFPGVRCENTAPGFRCGKCPLGYDGPQINGVGVSYAQSNKQVCEDIDECLSPPDNGGCTANSHCYNTIGSFRCGDCKNGFRGDQASGCQGTRLCPNGQPNPCDANAECVVQRDGSISCVCGVGWAGNGYNCGKDTDIDAYPDDNLNCPGNNCNKDNCVFVPNSGQEDADRDGMGDACDEDADSDGIINIDDNCWLVPNVDQKNSDKDLHGDACDNCRTVENPSQRDTDNDGLGDDCDDDMDGDNLKNDVDNCPQVANSEQKDKDNDGVGDACDSCPDMANPNQSDSDDDLVGDTCDDNIDTDGDGHQNTKDNCPNVINSSQLDTDKDGMGDECDDDDDNDGVKDDEDNCRLVANLDQKDSDNDNVGDACEGDFDKDNVIDVVDHCPENAEVTLTDFRAYQTVVLDPEGDSQIDPNWVVLNQGMEIVQTMNSDPGLAVGYTAFSGVDFEGTFHVNTVTDDDYAGFIFGYQDSSSFYVVMWKQTEQTYWQAAPFRAVAEPGIQLKAVKSKTGPGEYLRNSLWHTGDTPEQVRLLWKDPRNVGWKDKVSYRWFLQHRPQVGYIRARFFEGSDLVADTGVILDTSMRGGRLGVFCFSQENIIWSNLKYRCNDTIPDDYDQFSAQNIN; encoded by the exons TGTATGACCTTCTGGTGTCGCCGGACTGCCTGCCAGACTTGCTCCAAGGAAGCTTGAAGAATCAAGGGCGGGACGAGGCCTTCCTGCTGTCCTCCTTCAAACTCCAAAACAAGGCCCCCACATCCCTTTACAGCGTCATTAACCCCAAAGACAACAGCAAGTACCTGGAGCTCAACGTGCAGGCCAAGCTGAGCAAAG TCACTCTGAGGTACCAGAAGGCCGACGGCAGATACGGCACAACCAGTTTTAACCACGCCTCCCTGGCCGATGGCAACGACCACCACGTGCTGCTGCACGCAAGCGGTCTGCAACGCGGCCCCGCTCGCCTCAACATCTATGTGGACTGCAGGCTGGTGCACACTCTGGATGACCTGCCAGCTGCCTTCGGGTCCATCCCACGCGGTCCGAACTCGGTTGCACTTCGGACGCTGCAG GGTGGCGTGACCGACATGAAACTGGTGCTCGACGACACCATAGACAACGTGGCGACACTGCAGGACTGCACCCTGGATCAGAGTGAACCTCTGAAGCTGCTGA GTTTCCAGGCAGGCAGAGGCGTTCAGGAGCAGACCACAATGCAGGAATTAAGAAGCATGCTGGCCGAGATGAAGGAGATGCTCAATCAGCAG ATAAAAGAGACCAACTTTCTGAGGAACACCATCACAGAGTGTCTTCCTTGTG GTCTGGGTGGAAGTCCAACCAACCCAGGACCACCTCCGGGCCCAGGCCAGTACGTAATGCCTCCTTCCTGTCCACCTGGAACGTGTTTCCGACAGGACATGTGCATTCCCTCTTTAACGGGAGGATACCAGTGTGCTCCCTGTCCTGATGGATATGGTGGAGACGGGGTTCACTGTGATGACATTGACGAG TGCCAATTCAATCCATGCTTTCCTGGTGTAAGGTGTGAGAACACTGCACCCGGGTTCCGGTGTGGCAAATGTCCTTTGGGATACGATGGACCACAAATAAACGGAGTTGGAGTGTCATATGCTCAATCAAACAAACAG GTGTGCGAGGATATAGATGAGTGCTTGAGCCCGCCTGACAACGGAGGTTGCACTGCCAACTCCCATTGCTACAACACTATA GGCTCCTTCCGCTGTGGAGACTGCAAAAATGGCTTCAGAGGGGACCAGGCGAGCGGCTGCCAGGGCACCAGGCTCTGTCCCAACGGTCAGCCCAACCCATGCGACGCCAACGCCGAGTGTGTTGTGCAGAGAGACGGCAGTATTAGCTGTGTG tGTGGTGTTGGTTGGGCAGGCAATGGCTATAACTGCGGAAAGGACACTGATATTGATGCGTATCCTGACGATAATCTTAACTGCCCAGGAAACAACTGTAATAAG GACAACTGTGTGTTTGTTCCAAATTCTGGCCAGGAGGATGCCGACAGAGACGGGATGGGCGACGCCTGTGATGAGGATGCAGACAGCGATGGCATCATTAACATAGAC GACAACTGCTGGCTGGTTCCTAATGTGGACCAGAAGAACAGCGATAAGGATCTCCATGGCGACGCCTGTGACAACTGCAGAACAGTGGAAAATCCATCCCAGAGAGACACAGACAACGACGGGCTGGGAGACGACTGTGATGACGACATGGACGGGGACA ATTTGAAGAATGATGTTGACAATTGCCCACAAGTGGCTAACTCGGAGCAgaaagacaaagacaatgaCGGCGTGGGAGATGCCTGTGACAGCTGTCCTGACATGGCTAATCCCAACCAG TCAGACTCGGACGATGACCTCGTAGGAGATACTTGTGATGACAACATCGACAC TGATGGAGACGGCCATCAGAACACAAAAGACAACTGTCCCAATGTCATCAACTCCTCTCAGTTGGACACAGACAAGGACGGCATG GGAGACGAAtgtgatgacgacgacgacaacgacGGTGTCAAGGACGATGAGGACAACTGTAGATTGGTAGCCAACCTAGACCAAAAGGACTcggata ACGACAACGTGGGGGACGCGTGCGAAGGCGACTTTGACAAAGACAACGTCATTGATGTCGTCGACCACTGCCCAGAAAATGCAGAGGTCACCCTGACGGATTTCAGAGCCTATCAAACCGTGGTCCTGGATCCGGAAGGGGACTCGCAGATCGATCCCAACTGGGTGGTTCTCAACCAG GGGATGGAGATAGTCCAGACCATGAACTCCGACCCCGGCCTCGCTGTAG GCTACACAGCCTTCAGTGGCGTGGACTTTGAGGGAACGTTTCACGTCAACACCGTGACTGACGACGACTACGCCGGCTTCATCTTCGGTTACCAGGACTCCTCTTCCTTCTACGTGGTCATGTGGAAACAGACGGAGCAGACCTACTGGCAGGCCGCGCCCTTCCGAGCTGTGGCCGAACCAGGAATACAACTGAAG GCGGTGAAGTCCAAAACAGGACCTGGTGAGTATCTGAGAAACTCCCTGTGGCACACCGGAGATACTCCAGAGCAAGTTCGTCTCCTGTGGAAAGATCCCAGGAATGTGGGATGGAAGGACAAAGTGTCCTACCGCTGGTTTCTCCAGCATAGACCTCAAGTTGGATACATCAG GGCTCGCTTCTTCGAGGGCTCCGATCTGGTGGCGGACACGGGTGTGATCCTTGACACCAGCATGAGAGGAGGAAGGCTGGGCGTCTTCTGCTTCTCCCAGGAAAACATCATCTGGTCCAATCTGAAGTACAGATGCAATG ACACCATTCCTGATGACTATGACCAGTTCAGTGCCCAAAACATCAACTGA